The nucleotide sequence TCAAGGCGAGCGTCGAGACCGTCTCCAGCGCGACCGCGATCCCGCGCATCCCCTCGATCGCCGCGGCGCGACCGAGCCCGAGCTCCATGCAGACCTCTTCGGGCACCGTCAGCCAGAAGCTCGTCGTGTGCATCTGCATGTCCGGCAGCCGCACGTCGCCGTAGCCCGTGTTCTCGTGCGTGTGGAACTTGATCTTCTTGTACCCGACGATCTTCTCCACGACGCTCACCTCGCCCCAGCCGCTCGTGGCCCGGCCGAGCGCCGCGCGCGCGCTCTCCTCGATGACGGCCACCTTTCGCTTTGTCATCGCCGTCGTGAAGTAGTCGGGCTCGACCTTCGTGACGAACGCCTTGTGGTTCTCGTAGTCGAGCTTCTCCACCTGGTACTGCTCGCCGTCGTGCTGGTAGATCGCCTGCTCGTGCAGCATCGTGTGTGTCGAGCGGAAGTCGAGCTCGGCGAGGACCTTGCCCTGGGCGCGATCGATGATCACGAAGTTGTCCCAGCCCACGGTCCGTAGGCTCACGTGGTTCGCCGGGTACGCGTCCGTCGACCAGTGGAACCGATCGTCGGACTCGTGCACCACGCCGTGCCCCGCGAGGAAACGCAGCGCCGCCTCCGTGTTCTCGGGGTCCATGCCGCGGTAGTCCTCGCCGCGCAAAAACGGCATCTCGAAGGCCGCGCACTTGAGGTGCTGGATCAGGATCTCGGTGTTCTCCGGATCGATCCGCGCCTGCTCGATCTCCCCGCGCAGGAGGTACTCGGGGTTCGTCGCGAGGTACTGATCGAGCGCCGTCGAGTTCGCGACCATCACTGCGATGCTCGTGCCGCCTCGACGCCCCGCGCGGCCGAAGCGTTGCCACGTCGCCGCGATGCTGCCCGGGTAACCCGCGCAGACGACCGCGTCGAGCTCGCCGATGTCGATGCCGAGCTCGAGCGCGTTCGTGGCCACGACGCAGAGGATCTCTCCCTCCCGCAAGCCGTGCTCCACGCGCCGCCGCGTCTCCGGCAGGTAACCGCCGCGGTACGCCATGATCGCGTCGGGACCGACCTCGTCGCCCACGCGATCGCGCAGGTACTTCAGCATGATCTCGACCGAGTTGCGCGACTGGCCGAACACGATCGTCGGCACCCGCGCCCGGATGAGAGCCACCGCCAGGTGCACCGACGCCTTCAGCGTGCTCGCCCGCACGCCGAGCTCGGCGTTCACCACGGGCGGGTTGTAGACGAAGAGCCGCCGCGCCCCCCGCGGCGCGCCCGACTCGCCGAGCACGCAGATCCGATCCTCCGGCACCCCGAGCAGGCGCGACGCGTGCTCGCCCGGGTTGCCGATCGTCGCCGTCGCACACAAAAACACGGGATCCGAGCCGTGGAACTGGGCCACGCGCCGCACGCGCGCGAGCACGTGCGCCACGTGCGAGCCGAAGACCCCGCGGTAGGTGTGCAGCTCGTCGAGCACCACGTACTTGAGCCGCTGGAACGTGCGCGCCCAGTGCGCGTGGTGCGGCAAGATCCCCGCGTGTAACATGTCGGGGTTCGTCATCACGATCGGGCTCCGCTCCCGCGCCGCCCGCCGCGCGTCGCCCGGCGTGTCCCCGTCGTAGACGATCGCCGGGATCGAGAGCCCCGCGTCGCGGATGAGCTTCTGCACCCCGGCCTCCTGATCCCGGGAGAGCGCCTTCGTCGGGTAGAGGTAGATCGCGCTCGCGTCGGGATCGGCCATCAGCGCCGAGAGCACGGGCAGGTGGAAGCACATGCTCTTGCCGCTCGCGGTCGGCGTGGCGACGACCACGTGCTTGCCGCTCTGCGCCGCCCGGAGCGCCTCCGCCTGGTGCGCGTAGAGCTTCGTGATCCCGCGGGAGGCGAGGGCCCGGCGCAGCGCGTCGGGCAGGCTGGCGGGGATCTCGCGGTAGTCGCCCTCGGACGCGGGCAGGGCCCGATCGGCGGTGAGGCAAGGGCGCACGTACCCCGAGGCGAGCCAGCCTTCGATCACGGCATCGACGCCCACGGGCTGCTTCCACGGCGGCAGCGGCATGGCGCGCATACTAAACGGATGTATCGCGGTGCGCTACCACGCCCCGGGGAACAAGGGGCCCCCCTGGGCGGCTTTGCAGGTCCGTGGCGCATCGCGTACAACCGTCCGACTCCATGACCGGCACCGGCGAAGACCCCGAGGAAAAGCGCGCGGAGGCGCCTCCGAACGACGCCTACCGGCCTTCCATGCTTTTCCTCACCGTGGTCACGGTCGTGTCCGCCGCGGCCGATCTCGCCTCGAAGGGCTGGGCGAAGGCCGCGCTCTCCGGGGAGAAGGGGCGCACGCGCAGCATCGAGGTGATCAAGGATCACTTCGACTTCATCTACACGCTCAACCCGGGCGGAGCCTGGAGCTTCCTCCGCAGCCTGCCCGAGAACCTGCGCCGCCCTTTTTTCCTCTTCGTCTCCTCGGCCGCGATCGTCTTCATCGTCTCGGTCTACCGCCGCATCCACCGCGATCAGTGGGCGATGCGCTGGGGCCTGCCGCTCGCGCTCGGCGGCGCGGTCGGCAACCTCGTCGATCGCATCCGTTACGGCTCGGTCATCGACTTCATCGACTTCTACGTCATCCGCAACGGCCGCGAGATGCACTGGCCGACGTTCAACGTCGCAGACATCGCCATCGTCGCCGGCGTCGCGCTCATGGCCCTCGACACGTTCCTCTCGCGCAAGACACACGGCGGATCGGGCGAGCTGGCCGCGCCGGCCGAGCCCTCTCCGCCCGCGGCGACCGCGCCTCCCGAAGAGGCGTGAGCGCATTCGACACTGGACAGCCGACACGCCTCGCGGTACCGCCGAACACGCGAGATTCGGCGCTCCCCCGGGGCGCACCATCACGAAGACCATGACGGAAGAGAAATCCGAGGAGCTAGAGGCCGCCGGGGCGACGGGCGAGGGCGCGAAAGAGCCAAACGCGGAGCCCGCGGAGAAGGGCGGCGGCGAGGCGCTGCAGGCCTCGAAGGCCGCTCCTCATCGCTCCTCGTACGTCTTCCTCGCCGTGATCGCGACCGTCACGCTCGCGCTCGATCTCGGCAGCAAGTGGTGGGCGGTCGAGAACCTCGACAAGCCGTTCGCCCGCGTCGAGCTCATCAAGGGTTACCTCGCGCTCGCGCTCGCGCACAACCGCGGCGGCGCCTGGGGCCTCTTGCAGAACGAGAGCGAGAACGTGCGCAGGCCGTTCTTCGTGATCGTCTCGATCGTCGCGGTCGCCTTCATCGTCTCGCTCTACCGCAAGCTCACCCCGAGCCAGACGGCGCTCAAGTGGGGCCTGCCCCTCGTGCTCGGCGGCGCGCTCGGCAACCTCGTCGATCGCATCCGTTACGGGCACGTCATCGACTTCATCGACATGTACATCGGCAACGGCACGGGGCTCGACAAGCTGGTCGAGAAGATCTCGGGGCCGATGCGCGAGTACCACTGGCCCACGTACAACATCGCCGACATCGCGATCGTAGCCGGCGTGATCCTGATGGGCGTCGACATGTTCACGGCGCGCAAGAAGGACGAGCCGCCGAAGAAGGCCGAAGAAACCTCTCCCTGAGGAGTCATGCGACCCGAGCTCTTCCGCGTCTTCTACCTCGACATCGGGTTCCCGGCCTATTTCGGCCTGCTGCTCGCGGGCTTCCTGTTCGCCACGGCGATCGGCTCCATGTGGGCCCGGCGCATCGGGCAGGACCCGGACGTCGTCGTCGATCTCGGCCTCGCGTGCTTGCTCATGGGCGTCGTCGGCGGGCGCCTGCTCCACGTGATCGCGGACGGCTACTTCTGGGACTACGTGCACCTCTGCACGGATCCTTCGAAGGTCGACTGGCCCTACACCGAGGCCCAGTGCAACCAGCTCGTCCCGCGTGGATCGGGCGTGAACCTCTTCGGCTGGTATCCGTTCGGCGAGGAGGTGCGGGCGGCGCGCGGGGTCTGGGACGCTTCGCGCGGGGTCTGTCATCCGCCGGCGCAAGATTGCTTCGCGTGGGCGAAGTTCTGGCAGGGCGGGCTCGCGTATTACGGCGGGTTCATCGGCTCGTCGCTGATGGCGGTGTACCTGCTCAAGCGTGACCGTTTTCCCTTCTGGAAAGCCGCGGACATGGCCGGGTTCGCCGTGCCGCTCGGGCTCGGCTTCGGGCGCATGGGTTGCCTGCTCGCGGGTTGTTGCTTCGGCGTGCGCACGGACGGCCCGCTCGGGCTCGCGTTCCCGCCGAACAGCCCGGCGAGTGAGGCGCAGTGGAAGCTCCACGAGCTGCCCGGCCTGAACCACGTCTCGCACCCCGTGCATCCGACGCAGATTTACGAGTCGGCCGTCTCGTTCGCGATCGCGGCCTTCTGCCTGCTCTACGTGCACGGCCGCAAGCGCTACGACGGCCAGGTCTTCGTCGCCTTCCTCGGCCTCTACGCCATCGGCCGCTTCCTGCTCGAGTTCTTGCGCGCCGACGATCGCGGCGCCCTGCTCGGCCTCTCCACCTCCCAGCTCATCGGCCTGCTGATCTGCGGGCTCGCCTTCGCCCTGCACAAGCAGCGCCTCCGCGCCTCCGCCGCGCCTCCGCGCCCCCCGACCGTCAAGACGGCGGCGGCCTGAGAGAGGGTGTTCCACAGGCGTCGCGAGCGGCGCGAGGCTAGGGAGGACGAGCGAGGCGTACTTTGTACGGTGAGCGAGTCCGACCGACGCATCGCGCCGCGCAGCAGCCTGTGGAATACCCTCGGAGCGTCCCGCCTGGATCCCGAGCGAGGCCTTTTGCAGCGCTCGGGAAGCGGCATATCCTGGCGACATGATGTCGCTCTCTTCGCTTCGTTTTTCCGCGCTCCTGAGCCTCGTCTTCGCCGCGGCGGCGTGTAGCTCCGCCGATACCGACCTCGACCCGCGCCC is from Polyangium spumosum and encodes:
- a CDS encoding DEAD/DEAH box helicase → MPLPPWKQPVGVDAVIEGWLASGYVRPCLTADRALPASEGDYREIPASLPDALRRALASRGITKLYAHQAEALRAAQSGKHVVVATPTASGKSMCFHLPVLSALMADPDASAIYLYPTKALSRDQEAGVQKLIRDAGLSIPAIVYDGDTPGDARRAARERSPIVMTNPDMLHAGILPHHAHWARTFQRLKYVVLDELHTYRGVFGSHVAHVLARVRRVAQFHGSDPVFLCATATIGNPGEHASRLLGVPEDRICVLGESGAPRGARRLFVYNPPVVNAELGVRASTLKASVHLAVALIRARVPTIVFGQSRNSVEIMLKYLRDRVGDEVGPDAIMAYRGGYLPETRRRVEHGLREGEILCVVATNALELGIDIGELDAVVCAGYPGSIAATWQRFGRAGRRGGTSIAVMVANSTALDQYLATNPEYLLRGEIEQARIDPENTEILIQHLKCAAFEMPFLRGEDYRGMDPENTEAALRFLAGHGVVHESDDRFHWSTDAYPANHVSLRTVGWDNFVIIDRAQGKVLAELDFRSTHTMLHEQAIYQHDGEQYQVEKLDYENHKAFVTKVEPDYFTTAMTKRKVAVIEESARAALGRATSGWGEVSVVEKIVGYKKIKFHTHENTGYGDVRLPDMQMHTTSFWLTVPEEVCMELGLGRAAAIEGMRGIAVALETVSTLALMCDPRDLGQTLGDGGDDENQPPQASGGPHAGFDPTIFLFDNVPGGVGLAERIYESAHELVARTRQLVSRCTCQAGCPMCVGATSGDGIRKKAALGLLASIFH
- the lspA gene encoding signal peptidase II, which encodes MTGTGEDPEEKRAEAPPNDAYRPSMLFLTVVTVVSAAADLASKGWAKAALSGEKGRTRSIEVIKDHFDFIYTLNPGGAWSFLRSLPENLRRPFFLFVSSAAIVFIVSVYRRIHRDQWAMRWGLPLALGGAVGNLVDRIRYGSVIDFIDFYVIRNGREMHWPTFNVADIAIVAGVALMALDTFLSRKTHGGSGELAAPAEPSPPAATAPPEEA
- the lspA gene encoding signal peptidase II, with protein sequence MTEEKSEELEAAGATGEGAKEPNAEPAEKGGGEALQASKAAPHRSSYVFLAVIATVTLALDLGSKWWAVENLDKPFARVELIKGYLALALAHNRGGAWGLLQNESENVRRPFFVIVSIVAVAFIVSLYRKLTPSQTALKWGLPLVLGGALGNLVDRIRYGHVIDFIDMYIGNGTGLDKLVEKISGPMREYHWPTYNIADIAIVAGVILMGVDMFTARKKDEPPKKAEETSP
- a CDS encoding prolipoprotein diacylglyceryl transferase, which produces MRPELFRVFYLDIGFPAYFGLLLAGFLFATAIGSMWARRIGQDPDVVVDLGLACLLMGVVGGRLLHVIADGYFWDYVHLCTDPSKVDWPYTEAQCNQLVPRGSGVNLFGWYPFGEEVRAARGVWDASRGVCHPPAQDCFAWAKFWQGGLAYYGGFIGSSLMAVYLLKRDRFPFWKAADMAGFAVPLGLGFGRMGCLLAGCCFGVRTDGPLGLAFPPNSPASEAQWKLHELPGLNHVSHPVHPTQIYESAVSFAIAAFCLLYVHGRKRYDGQVFVAFLGLYAIGRFLLEFLRADDRGALLGLSTSQLIGLLICGLAFALHKQRLRASAAPPRPPTVKTAAA